From the genome of Nicotiana sylvestris chromosome 1, ASM39365v2, whole genome shotgun sequence:
aaagaaaagagaaagaaaataagaaaccgtgagaaggaaacaaaatgagaaagggaaatgagagaataaaaaaaaagagaagtcaaacaaagaaaggcaagaaaaaaaaagagaaaaagggaagttgcacatggaaataaggaaaagccgggatgacacaagcaatcgagcaaatacatgatacaaatgattaattacttaggtgcattgcattccacaaatatgcggttaccaatctgttaagctctaatcactaacgagtttgttgttgatgttgtagagctaaggcaggtggttagtttatTGAGCATTCTAGCaacccatccatacaacaccaAGTCCAAAGGCGAATTGATCATGTCTAACCAAGAACTTGATGCGAGTAGCATCATTCCTTCaagagaggtggaagaattggatgttaattcgatgaaagaagagatgtataagttgaaGCAGTAGATGGccaaaatgtaccaggcctgggcaaaagGGAAACCACCACCAGCTTACCCCGCCAACCATGCTTTCATCCCACCATTGACTCAAACCCAGGAACATCATACTGTTGATTCATCTGCAAGATTTCCTATTTACCatcactaccaaggcaccacaTTCCAAACCCCATAAGCTCCACCACTCAAACTAGTTctgtaccctcctccaccagtcactcatGTCTTCGTAGCACCACTGCCTACTACAATtcaccgatcctccagtgagcctttattccaggctcatgacaaccagtattaccccctgagcccactttcaaagctccggAACCCTATTCTTACACTCCTCATTTCGATCTTCCTGTGGAAGCTAAGAAACcgtccaaaaatcccgaacatgaggagatgttcaggaaagttaaaagcttagaatagtcattcagggacatgcgagggttgggaggtcaagtaagtgtggcttacaaagacctatgtctatttccagatgtgtaattgccggcagggtttaagattcccaagtttgatttgtatgatgggcacggtgatccaatagCGCACTTGAGAGGGTTTTGTAGCAAAATAAGGGGAGCTGGAGGGAAGGATAAATTGCTAATGGtatatttcagtcaaagtttgagtggTTCAgcgttggaatggtatacccggcaagatcacggaagatggtacacatgggatgatctagcccaagcattttcttgtcacttccagtacaatctcgaggtCTTTCCGGATCGACTGTCCTTGagaaaacttgagaaaaagcacagtgaaagtttcagagagtatggttttcgttggagagagcaaacagcgagggttgacccttcgatgaaagaaagtgaaatggtagatTATTTCATGCAGGCCTTAAAGCCCACTTATTTCAGTCATCTGGTATCGGTTATAGGCAAAtccttcaacgaagtggtgaaaatggggggcgtggtagaagaagggctcaagtcAAATAAAATCAAGAGTTATTcagctattaaggcaaccactcaggctattcagggcggcGCGAGAGGAAtaattgggaaaaagaagagagaggatgtggcaacaattgattcaggagcttggttcggacctagAGGTTCATCTTACCACTATAATtagcctcgaccccaccaccaaacttACCCCTACACCCAGTATAATCCaccccaccagaacctcatttttctgtccaccacgcccaaacatacaaccaacctcctgcccacgcgCAATGGCATGCGCCCATTCCCCAAAACActtatccaccaccaagagcctactaAAACCATCCTGGACCAAGTTTCCGgcctaatcaagcatttaagGATGAAaggttacagaaaaagaaaacctttactccattgggagaatcatatactagtctGTTTCACAGGATAAGACAACTGgacatgctaaggccgatacagtcaAAATTGCCAAATCTTTCCCCAAAAAATTTGGATTATTCTCTAAGCTgcaaatattgttctggtactccgggtcatgacatggagaagtgctggcacttaAAAAGTGctatccaggagctcattgatactaatagaattgaagttcaagctctaGAGGCGCCTAATATCAACCGGAATCTGATGCCAACCCACcaagagacaaatatgattgaaataatgcataagggaggggaggccaagaagccttcacagaccatcgtgatgattcggtccagtgaggtcaagccaATTGAACCATCTATGGCAGTTAAGAAGAGGTTTTCAAGTAATATGGAAggaaaacaagaaagggtgaaAATGGTTGTGTCAAGAGTGGCAAGCAGACCTAtcgtaattgtggagggtgcccgcacagatcaTGTCATTATTaagccggtaacccagttaccGATAGTCAATAACAGGGCTAttccgtggaattatgaacgggtgatagtgacTTATAAaaggaaagaagttaaagaaaaAGTCTATGAGACCCAGGGTTTGACTCGtttggggagatgctttgcccccaaggagttaagaaaagctaaagaTAACCCAGTATTAGTGAAGAAAGCTATAactgaagaagaggcagaggaattcttgagaaagatgaagatgcaagactattctatcgtggaacaattgaaaaagatGCCTGCTCAGATTTCAATATTGacattgttaatccactcagacgagCATCGTCGAGCCTTAATGAAAATCCTAAATGAGGCTCATGTTCTCGATAAAATCTCAGTGAatcatctggaaaagatagcaaacaaaatctttgaagtgaacagagtcactttttctgacgaggaattgcctgtagaaggtactgagcacaacaaagctctttacctTACGGTGAAATGTGAGGATTCTGTGGTTACCTGGGTATTGGTCGATAACGGTTCCAGTGCGAATAttttccctctctccactctaagcaagttgaaagtagaagatgagaggattcataagaatagtatctgcgtgcggggatttgatggcggaggcaaagattcagttggggatatAGTGCTAGAGCTGACAATAGGGtcagttgagttcacaatgggGTTCCAGGTGCTAGACATAGTTGTTtcctacaatctgctgttaggtcgaccatggattcatgcagataaagcagtcccatcaacactacaccagatggtcaaatttgaatgggatagacaggaaatagttgtgcacgacgaagataatttgtgcgctcataGCAATGCCGTTGTTCCATTCATTGaaatggaagatgacaaggggtcgtgggtctaccaggtttttgacacgatgttggtcgagaaagttccagaggggaaatacattccaaatccgaAGATAACCGCCACATCAGTCAGGGTGGCCTttaaaatgttgaagaatggttttgtaccaggcaaaggTTTGGGTTCATCTCtgcagggtatcatacagccggtgtcccTCCCTataaacttgggaacatttggcctGGGATTCAAGACCGCAACCGCACACATAAagagagccaggaaattgaaaagagggcatgggtccttctaAAGCCGGTACCACATCTTTCTAAATCATCTGTCAAGTCCGGTATCAGAAGTCGCCCAGTAACAGCAATTCTCAGTTCTATGATTGATCCTGACAAGtaattaattgaaaaattcgAGAAATTGTTCGATGATGTAAACATGGtcgaaattggagaaggttctagcaacgtggaagtgcaatttgtcgggccaaaaataaagcttaacaattggaaggctactcctctccccactcagaaggagttttggtagtttattttgatttttcttcggtttgtctgggttattccagggttgtaatctagatttttatctttcagtctgtttgagtgtgcaaaacttgttatcttttatcattcaatgaaatgcaatctccctttcttcattattcttgatggttttcctttttgtttttcttttcttttctatacagttcatTTTacattggttctaatgacatggtatGCATGAAGAATCCTCAGTCCAGTCTTAAACATCAATCtgattttgaaataataattctagaagtagagtgtgatgacgaatcagaatatgatgaggatggggcttttgaagaaattagtaaggaattaaATAACTTTGAAGGAacacccaaacccaacctgaatgatacagaagacatcaatttaggggacgcggataatatcagagagactaaaataagcatccaccttgaaccaaagatcagggaagagataatcaaagcactagttgaatacaaaaatatttttgcatggtcatatgacgacatgccaggtttgagcactgatttggtggtccacaaattacccactgacccggcattccctcccgtcaagcaaaaattgagaaagttcaaaactgatatgagtgtgaagattaaggaagaaatctcCAAGCAGTTGgacgcaaaggtcattcgggtcacacaATATTccatttggttagctaatgttgtgctagtaccaaagaaggacggcaagttcagagtatgcgttgattaccacaatctcaacaaagcaagtccaaaggataatttcccactacccaatatccacattttgatcgataattgcgtcAAGTGTGaaattggatcttttgtggattgctatgcagggtatcatcagattttaatggatgaagaagatgcggaaaagacggcattcatcacgccatggggaacttattgctaccgagtaattccatttggtttgaaaacgatggggaaacttacatgagggaaatgactactgtgttccatgatatgatacacaaggagattgaggtatatgtagacgatgtaatcataaagtcaaagcagcaggccgaccacgtcggagatttgaggaattttttttttctagaGGCTTCACAGGTTCAACCTCaaacttaaccctgccaagtgcgcatttggtgttccatccggaaaatttttgggattcatagtcagtcgtcgaggcattgagttggacccgtcaaagatcaaagctaagcaagaattgccacctccgaggaacaagactgaggtgatgagtctgttagggaggttgaactatatcagcaggtttatagctcagctcacgacaacttgtgagcctattttcaagttgctgaagacgGATGTTGtagtcaagtggactgatgagtgtcaagaagcatttgataataTAAAatgatacttgtcaaacccacctgtgctggttccacCAAAACtatggagacctttgattctttacttgacagtcctagaaaattcatttggttgtgtattgggtcagcatgacatcactggcaggaaggaacaggccatctactatcttagcaagaatttcacggcttatgaggttaagtacactcacctagaaaggacatgttgtgccctaacttgggtagcacagaaattaaaacattatttgtcatcctacactacttacctcatttcgcgcttggatccgttgaagtatatctttcaaaagcctatgcccacaggaagacttgcaaagtggcaaattttcctcgcagagtttgacatcatctatgtgactcggaccgcgatgaaagcccaagcagtggctgatcatttggctgagaacccgatCGATGAAGAGTACGAGCCTTTGAGAActtattttcttgatgaagaggtGATACATATCTACGAACTGGAGCAgattgaaaaaccaggttggaaacttttctttgatggggctgccaacatgaaaggagttggaatagggtTTGTGCTTATTtatgaaacagggcatcactatcctgttacggctcagcttcgtttctattgtaccaacaatatggctgagtacgaggcatgcattttgggtttaaggctagctgcagacatgggtgtccaggaagtcttggtcttgggagactcggatattctggtgcaccagattcaatgagaatgggaaacacgggatttaaagctcataccataccaacaatgtttgcatgatctttgtcaacactttcgatcagtagagttcaggcatattccaagggtccataatgaggtggacgatgctttggctaccttggcatcaatgttgcaccatccggacaaagcttatgtcgatcctctacatattcaagtctgcgatcagcatgcttactataacatggtggaagaagaacttgctggtgaaccgtggttccatgatatcagggagtacatcagaatgggggtatATCTGGTGCAAGCcatgggggatcaaaagagaacaattcgacggttggcaagtggatttttcttcagtggaggtgTTTtgtaaaagaacaccagaccttgaattgttaagatgcatagatgctagacaagctacgactgtcatgtccgaTGTACATttgggagtctgcggaccacatatgagcggatatgtgttggcgaagaaaattctccgagcaggttattattggcttaccatggagcaagattgtatcagttttgtgcgtaaatgtcatcagtgtcagatacatggagatttgattcattctccaccatcggaattgcacacaatgtcagcaccatggcccttcgttgcttggggcatggatgtcattgaaCCAATTGAgtcagcagcatccaacggtcacaggttcattctggtagccattgattatttcaccaagtgggttgaggttaaaactttcaagtctataaccaagaaagcagtggttgattttgttaaCTCATATATCATCTGTcaatttggaatcccaaaggtgatcatcaaggataatggtgctaatcttaacagtaatttaatgaaagaggtatgtcaacagtttaagattgcacatcgcaattccaccccatatcatcccaaggcgaatggagcagtcgaggcagccaacaaaaacataaagaagatacttcggaaaatgatagaaggttccaggcaatggcatgaaaaattaccatttgcgttgttgggtcaTCGCACTagtgttcgtacttcagtaggtgaaactccttacttgttggtatatggcactgaagtagtgatacctgcggaagttgaaatctcgtcccttcggattgtcgctgaggctgagattgatgatgatgagtgggtcaaaacccatttggaatagttgagtttgattgatgaaaaaagtttggcagcagtgtgtcatggccagttatatcaaaagagcaTGGCgagagcatacaataaaaaggtgcattcaggaaagtttgaagtgggtcagcaagtattaaaGCGCATCCTTCCACACCAAGCCGAAGCggagggcaagttcgccccaaattggcaagggtcgtTCATTGCAACAATAGTGTTGTCCAATAGTGCTTTGTATCTAAAAAATatcgaaggcaaatgtgtagacatggctatcaattctgatgcactcaagagatattatgtatgatttctttggttcaattgttgattgtttgtacttggcattgtttcgaagattggaatgacgaaggcaatttgttctccTATCTAATCCctctaccctttgtttccccttttgagccttatttattttatttcatacccctcttttggaatcactaacgaaaaagagagaaaagaaagaaaagaaaaagaaaaaaa
Proteins encoded in this window:
- the LOC138872436 gene encoding uncharacterized protein: MEKCWHLKSAIQELIDTNRIEVQALEAPNINRNLMPTHQETNMIEIMHKGGEAKKPSQTIVMIRSSEVKPIEPSMAVKKRFSSNMEGKQERVKMVVSRVASRPIVIVEGARTDHVIIKPVTQLPIVNNRAIPWNYERVIVTYKRKEVKEKVYETQGLTRLGRCFAPKELRKAKDNPVLVKKAITEEEAEEFLRKMKMQDYSIVEQLKKMPAQISILTLLIHSDEHRRALMKILNEAHVLDKISVNHLEKIANKIFEVNRVTFSDEELPVEGTEHNKALYLTVKCEDSVVTWVLVDNGSSANIFPLSTLSKLKVEDERIHKNSICVRGFDGGGKDSVGDIVLELTIGSVEFTMGFQVLDIVVSYNLLLGRPWIHADKAVPSTLHQMVKFEWDRQEIVVHDEDNLCAHSNAVVPFIEMEDDKGSWVYQVFDTMLVEKVPEGKYIPNPKITATSVRVAFKMLKNGFVPGKGLGSSLQGIIQPVSLPINLGTFGLGFKTATAHIKRARKLKRGHGSF